In the Pseudonocardia cypriaca genome, one interval contains:
- a CDS encoding TetR/AcrR family transcriptional regulator yields MVVRGRPRGFDRAAALRLAMESFWEHGYEGTSIGDLTARMGIRPPSLYAAFGSKEALFREAVMLYEGMEGEPPLRALNDAPTAIAGIEAMLRANVRSYTLPGRPTGCMVVLAATTYTPSTEGIRDFLAEQRRAGTAAVEERLVRGQAEGDVPPGADTGALAAYVMSVQYGLSLQARDGATREQLDAVVDCVLAGWDATVAARVAAAGTG; encoded by the coding sequence ATGGTGGTGCGAGGACGCCCGCGCGGGTTCGACCGCGCCGCCGCGCTACGACTGGCGATGGAGTCGTTCTGGGAGCACGGCTACGAGGGCACGTCCATCGGCGACCTGACGGCGCGCATGGGCATCCGGCCGCCGAGCCTGTACGCGGCCTTCGGGAGCAAGGAGGCCCTGTTCCGCGAGGCCGTCATGCTCTACGAGGGCATGGAGGGGGAGCCGCCGCTGCGGGCGCTCAACGACGCGCCCACCGCCATCGCGGGCATCGAGGCGATGCTGCGGGCGAACGTGCGCTCGTACACGTTGCCCGGCCGGCCCACCGGCTGCATGGTCGTGCTGGCCGCCACCACGTACACGCCGAGCACCGAGGGGATCCGCGACTTCCTCGCCGAGCAGCGCAGGGCCGGTACCGCGGCTGTGGAGGAGCGGCTCGTGCGCGGGCAGGCCGAGGGTGACGTGCCGCCCGGCGCCGACACCGGTGCGTTGGCCGCGTACGTGATGTCCGTGCAGTACGGCCTCTCCCTGCAGGCGCGCGACGGGGCCACCCGCGAGCAGCTCGACGCCGTGGTGGACTGCGTGCTCGCCGGATGGGACGCCACGGTGGCCGCCCGCGTGGCCGCGGCCGGCACCGGATAG
- the murA gene encoding UDP-N-acetylglucosamine 1-carboxyvinyltransferase, which translates to MAEHFAVNGGARLVGAVDVVGAKNSVLKLMAAALLAEGTTTITNCPEILDVPLMADVLRSLGCTVEVEHGTVTIDVPAHPGAQADYASVSRLRASVCVLGPLVARCRRAVVPLPGGDAIGSRPLDMHQAGLRKLGATTEIEHGRVVAHAEELRGAQIWLDFPSVGATENILMAAVLADGTTVIDNAAREPEIVDLCTMLQQMGAKIDGVGSSTLTVHGVTQLQPTRHRVIGDRIVGATWAFAAAMTLGEVTVRGVDPHHIDLVLDKLRSAGAETEIGIQEFTVRMERRPRAVDFVTLPYPGFATDLQPMAIALSAVSDGTSMITENVFEARFRFVDEMVRLGADARTDGHHAVVRGVERLSSAPVWASDIRAGAGLVLAGLCADGVTEVWDVEHIDRGYPRFVENLSALGADVARVRSEPQR; encoded by the coding sequence GTGGCAGAGCACTTCGCGGTGAACGGTGGCGCGCGGCTCGTCGGCGCCGTCGACGTGGTCGGGGCGAAGAACAGCGTGCTGAAGCTGATGGCGGCTGCGCTGCTGGCCGAGGGCACGACGACGATCACCAACTGCCCGGAGATCCTGGACGTCCCGCTGATGGCCGACGTGCTGCGCAGCCTCGGCTGCACCGTCGAGGTCGAGCACGGCACGGTCACGATCGACGTGCCCGCGCACCCCGGTGCGCAGGCCGACTACGCGTCGGTGTCCCGGCTGCGCGCGTCGGTGTGCGTGCTCGGGCCGCTCGTGGCGCGCTGCCGCCGCGCCGTGGTGCCGCTGCCAGGGGGCGACGCGATCGGCTCGCGCCCGCTCGACATGCACCAGGCCGGCCTGCGCAAGCTCGGCGCGACCACCGAGATCGAGCACGGACGCGTGGTCGCGCACGCCGAGGAGCTGCGCGGGGCGCAGATCTGGCTCGACTTCCCCAGCGTGGGTGCCACCGAGAACATCCTGATGGCCGCGGTGCTCGCCGACGGCACCACCGTGATCGACAACGCGGCGCGCGAGCCGGAGATCGTCGACCTCTGCACGATGCTGCAGCAGATGGGCGCCAAGATCGACGGCGTGGGCAGCTCCACGCTGACCGTGCACGGCGTCACGCAGCTGCAGCCCACGCGGCACCGGGTGATCGGCGACCGGATCGTCGGCGCCACCTGGGCGTTCGCCGCCGCGATGACCCTCGGCGAGGTCACCGTGCGCGGCGTCGACCCGCACCACATCGACCTGGTCCTCGACAAGCTGCGCAGTGCAGGAGCCGAGACCGAGATCGGCATCCAGGAGTTCACGGTGCGGATGGAGCGCAGGCCGCGGGCCGTCGACTTCGTGACGCTGCCGTACCCCGGCTTCGCCACCGACCTGCAGCCGATGGCGATCGCGCTGTCCGCCGTGTCGGACGGCACCTCGATGATCACCGAGAACGTCTTCGAGGCCCGGTTCCGGTTCGTCGACGAGATGGTCCGCCTGGGCGCGGACGCTCGCACGGACGGCCACCACGCGGTGGTCCGGGGGGTTGAGCGCCTGTCGAGCGCCCCGGTGTGGGCGAGCGACATCCGCGCGGGAGCCGGCCTCGTGCTGGCCGGGCTGTGCGCAGACGGCGTGACCGAGGTGTGGGACGTCGAGCACATCGACCGCGGCTACCCGCGGTTCGTGGAGAACCTCAGCGCCCTCGGCGCCGACGTCGCGCGGGTTCGGTCCGAGCCGCAGCGCTAG
- a CDS encoding DedA family protein — protein sequence MITEWLDSFFAMIDAIPTWQLYTVVGVLLVLETTVLVGLVTPGEVVLLAAATTVGSTGEYLVLAAIATGASVIGQNGGYLLGRTFGGRIRVSWAGRKIGDSNWGRAEAVLRGGTGRALVASRFLAVAHSLVPVIAGTLRMPWGRFARYTAVGAVLWGLVYVGLGSAASLAIRKFAHLLGPTVTSVVVAAVVVALIVRAVRKRRRPTGEPVADDAPTVAVAVGEAPVRR from the coding sequence GTGATCACCGAATGGCTCGACTCGTTCTTCGCGATGATCGACGCGATCCCGACGTGGCAGCTCTACACGGTGGTCGGCGTGCTGCTGGTGCTCGAGACGACCGTGCTCGTCGGGCTCGTGACACCGGGGGAGGTCGTCCTGCTCGCCGCGGCGACGACCGTCGGCAGCACGGGGGAGTACCTGGTGCTGGCCGCGATCGCGACGGGGGCGAGCGTCATCGGGCAGAACGGGGGGTACCTGCTCGGCCGGACGTTCGGGGGCCGGATCCGGGTGAGCTGGGCCGGTCGCAAGATCGGTGACTCGAACTGGGGGCGGGCCGAGGCCGTGCTGCGCGGGGGGACGGGCCGTGCGCTCGTCGCATCGCGGTTCCTCGCCGTCGCCCACTCGCTGGTGCCCGTGATCGCCGGGACGCTGCGCATGCCGTGGGGGCGGTTCGCGCGGTACACCGCGGTCGGCGCGGTGCTGTGGGGCCTGGTCTACGTCGGGCTCGGCAGCGCCGCGTCGCTCGCGATCCGGAAGTTCGCGCACCTGCTCGGACCGACGGTCACGAGCGTGGTGGTCGCGGCGGTGGTGGTCGCGCTGATCGTGCGGGCGGTGCGCAAGCGTCGGCGGCCGACTGGGGAGCCGGTTGCCGACGATGCGCCGACCGTGGCGGTCGCAGTGGGGGAAGCGCCGGTGCGGCGCTGA
- a CDS encoding DUF1206 domain-containing protein, producing the protein MRVGARIGIAAYGLTHLLVAWLALQVAFTGSRERADQTGAFQAIIQQPFGRLLLWALVVAFAAVALWRLEEAIWGFSYEEGRTTKLRLRATSAGKAVIFAVLAVLAARTAAGGGGGGGQQQATAGLLGLPAGQFVVGAVGIGIVATGVGTVVSGVRTSFRRGMSLPSDRRARQVALRSGQIGFVGKGVAIGIVGVLVVIAAIRFEPQEAGLDAALHALAAQPFGQYLLGAVALGLLAYGVFCFFDARYHRV; encoded by the coding sequence GTGAGGGTCGGAGCGCGCATCGGGATCGCCGCATACGGCCTCACGCACCTCCTCGTCGCATGGCTCGCTCTGCAGGTCGCGTTCACCGGCAGCCGCGAGCGGGCGGACCAGACGGGGGCGTTCCAGGCGATCATCCAGCAGCCGTTCGGCCGCCTGCTCCTCTGGGCGCTGGTGGTGGCGTTCGCCGCGGTGGCGCTGTGGCGGTTGGAGGAGGCGATCTGGGGCTTCTCCTACGAGGAGGGGCGCACCACGAAGCTGCGCCTGCGGGCCACCAGCGCCGGCAAGGCCGTGATCTTCGCGGTGCTCGCCGTGCTGGCCGCGCGGACAGCAGCGGGCGGCGGCGGAGGCGGCGGCCAGCAGCAGGCCACGGCCGGCCTGCTCGGGCTCCCCGCTGGGCAGTTCGTCGTCGGCGCGGTGGGGATCGGGATCGTCGCCACGGGCGTCGGCACCGTCGTATCCGGGGTGCGGACGAGCTTCCGCCGCGGCATGAGCCTCCCCTCGGACCGGCGAGCGCGACAGGTGGCGCTGCGCAGCGGCCAGATCGGCTTCGTCGGGAAGGGCGTGGCGATCGGGATCGTCGGGGTGCTCGTCGTCATCGCGGCCATCCGGTTCGAGCCCCAGGAGGCGGGGCTGGACGCCGCGCTGCACGCGTTGGCCGCGCAGCCGTTCGGGCAGTACCTGCTGGGAGCCGTCGCGCTCGGCTTGCTGGCCTACGGCGTCTTCTGCTTCTTCGACGCGCGCTACCACCGGGTCTGA
- a CDS encoding dihydrofolate reductase family protein has protein sequence MRKLTVQTFVTLDGVAQDPGGFGELERGGWALGFFDDTSSRSATESILANDTFLLGRQTFEMLEKSWSQNTGPYADALNGIAKVVVTNTLRGSLPWNATALPGDPAQTVAELKEAPGGGILTYGSVTLVRTLLQHGLVDELVLGVHPLVLGTGTRLFDDGLANPLRLVDATPTATGVVALTYAP, from the coding sequence ATGCGCAAGCTCACCGTGCAGACCTTCGTCACGCTCGACGGCGTGGCCCAGGACCCCGGCGGGTTCGGCGAGCTCGAGCGCGGCGGATGGGCACTGGGCTTCTTCGACGACACCTCCAGCCGGTCCGCCACCGAGAGCATCCTGGCGAACGACACCTTCCTGCTGGGGCGGCAGACCTTCGAGATGCTCGAGAAGTCCTGGTCGCAGAACACCGGGCCGTACGCCGACGCGCTGAACGGCATCGCCAAGGTCGTCGTGACGAACACGTTGCGCGGGTCGTTGCCGTGGAACGCCACCGCACTCCCCGGCGACCCCGCGCAGACCGTGGCGGAGCTCAAGGAGGCTCCCGGCGGCGGCATCCTGACCTACGGCAGCGTCACGCTCGTGCGCACCCTGCTGCAGCACGGTCTGGTCGACGAGCTCGTCCTCGGCGTCCACCCCCTCGTCCTCGGCACCGGGACGCGGCTCTTCGACGACGGCTTGGCGAACCCGCTGCGGCTCGTCGACGCGACACCCACGGCGACGGGGGTGGTCGCGCTCACCTACGCGCCCTAG